Proteins encoded together in one Lathyrus oleraceus cultivar Zhongwan6 chromosome 5, CAAS_Psat_ZW6_1.0, whole genome shotgun sequence window:
- the LOC127083187 gene encoding uncharacterized protein LOC127083187 isoform X1: MSRCFPFPPPGYEGKSRTDDVDLLKKERRREKKRKKEEKEKEKKERRENGEKEGRDGKHKDKKDKKEKKKKRDKDKDKDNGKDKSKISATDRKGFPAQAQGLNDGNNLHQKEIKQNDKAFLFDDRLTKQYASYNGEKARENNHQVDENRDSKFRMELDRRIRDSDGGAGNSLAQKFSTADRGKDEETVMLVAKSIGAGSSTWPDGKEKFQDRGVNAKKIVGRGIQAETRSIGNATVQNHVVDGKKIGTWPDGKEKFQDKGVDTKKIDGRGIRIEARPIGNATVQNHVDGKKIGTWPDGKEKFQDKGVDSKKIDGRGIRIDARPIGNATVLNHVDGKKIGTWPDGKEKFQDKGADSKKNDGRGIRIEARPIGNATVQNHFDGKKIGTWPDGKEKFQDKGVDSNKIEGRGIWTEARPIGNATVQNHAGNCLPRVDEKPRPLENNFDKILEGAEKAKEKKDDKRGDKRKDDKKGDKRKEKDKKKKGHGKDKDRDKEKKKEEKAKQKLEYRNGEQNKLKDSNKASPVGPNSSTQVSKNYHENSIFEENLKKRKEIDSNGVLHVNDSRPIKLPRPSSSHPFSENGRTLEPCQISLQSVSDGPRDPINGKLENKERKKNGIIEAPTSVVSPNKIPTAIVPAVPTTKVSPSVVSANKIPTAIVSADPATKVSTSVVSPNKIPTAIVPADPATKVSTSVVSLNKIPTATLPADPVTKVSTKPPHPDTKYISQVYSVPKANEWSDFVDQEWLFDNNRSQEQKPVVKSSEVADTLQVWAEAVHIEPADVFALPYVIPY, from the exons ATGTCGCGGTGCTTTCCATTTCCGCCACCAGGATATGAAGGGAAATCTAGAACAGATGATGTGGATTTACTAAAAAAG GAAAGACGCAGAGAAAAAAAACGTAAAAAGGAGGaaaaggaaaaggagaagaaggAAAGAAGGGAAAATGGAGAGAAAGAAGGAAGGGATGGAAAACATAAGGATAAAAAggacaaaaaagaaaaaaagaaaaaaagggaTAAAGACAAGGACAAGGACAACGGTAAAGATAAAAGTAAAATCAGTGCTACGGACAGAAAAGGATTTCCAGCTCAAGCTCAAGGTCTTAATGATGGTAATAATCTACATCAAAAGGAAATCAAACAAAATGACAAGGCTTTCTTGTTTGATGATAGACTTACCAAACAGTATGCCAGTTACAATGGAGAGAAGGCCAGAGAGAATAATCATCAGGTTGACGAGAATAGGGACTCTAAATTCCGCATGGAGTTGGACAGGAGGATTAGGGACAGTGATGGAGGAGCTGGGAATTCATTGGCTCAAAAGTTTTCAACTGCAGACCGTGGAAAGGACGAGGAGACTGTTATGCTGGTTGCTAAGAGTATTGGCGCTGGCAGTAGCACCTGGCCTGATGGAAAGGAGAAGTTCCAGGACAGGGGTGTCAATGCTAAAAAGATTGTTGGGAGAGGAATTCAGGCTGAGACCCGATCAATTGGAAATGCAACAGTTCAGAATCATGTTGTTGATGGTAAAAAGATTGGCACCTGGCCTGATGGTAAGGAGAAGTTCCAGGATAAGGGTGTCGATACTAAAAAGATTGATGGGAGAGGCATCCGGATTGAGGCCCGGCCAATTGGAAATGCAACAGTTCAGAATCATGTTGATGGTAAGAAGATTGGCACCTGGCCTGATGGTAAGGAGAAGTTCCAGGATAAGGGTGTCGATAGTAAAAAGATTGATGGGAGAGGCATCCGGATTGATGCCCGACCAATTGGGAATGCAACAGTTCTGAATCATGTTGATGGTAAAAAGATTGGCACCTGGCCTGATGGTAAGGAGAAGTTCCAGGATAAGGGTGCCGATTCTAAAAAGAATGATGGGAGAGGCATCCGGATCGAGGCCCGGCCAATTGGGAATGCAACAGTTCAGAATCATTTTGATGGTAAGAAGATTGGCACCTGGCCTGATGGTAAAGAGAAGTTCCAGGATAAGGGTGTCGATTCTAATAAGATTGAAGGGAGAGGCATCTGGACTGAGGCCCGACCAATTGGGAATGCAACAGTTCAGAACCATGCTGGAAACTGTCTTCCTAGGGTTGACGAAAAGCCCAGACCTTTGGAGAATAATTTTGACAAAATTTTGGAAGGAGCAGAAAAGGCTAAGGAAAAAAAAGATGATAAACGAGGAGATAAAAGGAAAGATGATAAAAAGGGTGataaaaggaaagaaaaagatAAGAAGAAGAAAGGGCACGGGAAGGACAAAGACAGGGATAAAGAGAAAAAAAAGGAGGAGAAAGCAAAGCAGAAGCTTGAATATAGAAATGGAGAGCAGAATAAATTAAAAGACAGCAACAAAGCCAGTCCAGTGGGCCCAAATTCTTCCACACAAGTATCCAAGAACTACCATGAGAATTCTATCTTTGAGGAAAATCTCAAGAAACGGAAGGAAATTGATTCAAATGGAGTTCTACATG TCAATGACAGTAGGCCCATTAAGTTGCCAAGACCCTCTTCCTCTCATCCTTTCTCTGAAAATGGGAGGACATTGGAACCTTGCCAAATTTCCCTTCAAAGTGTTTCAGATGGGCCAAGAGACCCCATTAATGGTAAACTAGAAAACAAGGAACGGAAGAAAAATGGCATCATTGAGGCTCCAACATCTGTGGTTTCTCCAAACAAGATTCCCACCGCCATTGTGCCAGCTGTTCCCACCACTAAAGTATCACCATCTGTGGTTTCCGCAAACAAGATTCCCACCGCCATTGTGTCAGCTGATCCCGCCACTAAAGTATCAACATCTGTGGTTTCCCCAAACAAGATTCCCACGGCCATTGTGCCAGCTGATCCCGCCACTAAAGTATCAACATCTGTGGTTTCCCTAAACAAGATTCCCACTGCTACTCTGCCAGCTGATCCGGTGACTAAAGTATCAACCAAACCACCCCATCCAGATACCAAGTACATAAGTCAGGTATATTCCGTACCGAAAGCAAATGAGTGGTCTGATTTTGTTGACCAAGAGTGGCTGTTTGACAACAATCGTTCGCAAGAACAAAAACCCGTGGTGAAATCTTCAGAGGTTGCGGATACACTGCAGGTATGGGCAGAAGCTGTGCATATAGAGCCTGCAGATGTTTTTGCTCTACCATATGTCATCCCATATTGA
- the LOC127083187 gene encoding uncharacterized protein LOC127083187 isoform X2, producing MSRCFPFPPPGYEGKSRTDDVDLLKKERRREKKRKKEEKEKEKKERRENGEKEGRDGKHKDKKDKKEKKKKRDKDKDKDNGKDKSKISATDRKGFPAQAQGLNDGNNLHQKEIKQNDKAFLFDDRLTKQYASYNGEKARENNHQVDENRDSKFRMELDRRIRDSDGGAGNSLAQKFSTADRGKDEETVMLVAKSIGAGSSTWPDGKEKFQDRGVNAKKIVGRGIQAETRSIGNATVQNHVVDGKKIGTWPDGKEKFQDKGVDTKKIDGRGIRIEARPIGNATVQNHVDGKKIGTWPDGKEKFQDKGVDSNKIEGRGIWTEARPIGNATVQNHAGNCLPRVDEKPRPLENNFDKILEGAEKAKEKKDDKRGDKRKDDKKGDKRKEKDKKKKGHGKDKDRDKEKKKEEKAKQKLEYRNGEQNKLKDSNKASPVGPNSSTQVSKNYHENSIFEENLKKRKEIDSNGVLHVNDSRPIKLPRPSSSHPFSENGRTLEPCQISLQSVSDGPRDPINGKLENKERKKNGIIEAPTSVVSPNKIPTAIVPAVPTTKVSPSVVSANKIPTAIVSADPATKVSTSVVSPNKIPTAIVPADPATKVSTSVVSLNKIPTATLPADPVTKVSTKPPHPDTKYISQVYSVPKANEWSDFVDQEWLFDNNRSQEQKPVVKSSEVADTLQVWAEAVHIEPADVFALPYVIPY from the exons ATGTCGCGGTGCTTTCCATTTCCGCCACCAGGATATGAAGGGAAATCTAGAACAGATGATGTGGATTTACTAAAAAAG GAAAGACGCAGAGAAAAAAAACGTAAAAAGGAGGaaaaggaaaaggagaagaaggAAAGAAGGGAAAATGGAGAGAAAGAAGGAAGGGATGGAAAACATAAGGATAAAAAggacaaaaaagaaaaaaagaaaaaaagggaTAAAGACAAGGACAAGGACAACGGTAAAGATAAAAGTAAAATCAGTGCTACGGACAGAAAAGGATTTCCAGCTCAAGCTCAAGGTCTTAATGATGGTAATAATCTACATCAAAAGGAAATCAAACAAAATGACAAGGCTTTCTTGTTTGATGATAGACTTACCAAACAGTATGCCAGTTACAATGGAGAGAAGGCCAGAGAGAATAATCATCAGGTTGACGAGAATAGGGACTCTAAATTCCGCATGGAGTTGGACAGGAGGATTAGGGACAGTGATGGAGGAGCTGGGAATTCATTGGCTCAAAAGTTTTCAACTGCAGACCGTGGAAAGGACGAGGAGACTGTTATGCTGGTTGCTAAGAGTATTGGCGCTGGCAGTAGCACCTGGCCTGATGGAAAGGAGAAGTTCCAGGACAGGGGTGTCAATGCTAAAAAGATTGTTGGGAGAGGAATTCAGGCTGAGACCCGATCAATTGGAAATGCAACAGTTCAGAATCATGTTGTTGATGGTAAAAAGATTGGCACCTGGCCTGATGGTAAGGAGAAGTTCCAGGATAAGGGTGTCGATACTAAAAAGATTGATGGGAGAGGCATCCGGATTGAGGCCCGGCCAATTGGAAATGCAACAGTTCAGAATCATGTTGATGGTAAGAAGATTGGCAC CTGGCCTGATGGTAAAGAGAAGTTCCAGGATAAGGGTGTCGATTCTAATAAGATTGAAGGGAGAGGCATCTGGACTGAGGCCCGACCAATTGGGAATGCAACAGTTCAGAACCATGCTGGAAACTGTCTTCCTAGGGTTGACGAAAAGCCCAGACCTTTGGAGAATAATTTTGACAAAATTTTGGAAGGAGCAGAAAAGGCTAAGGAAAAAAAAGATGATAAACGAGGAGATAAAAGGAAAGATGATAAAAAGGGTGataaaaggaaagaaaaagatAAGAAGAAGAAAGGGCACGGGAAGGACAAAGACAGGGATAAAGAGAAAAAAAAGGAGGAGAAAGCAAAGCAGAAGCTTGAATATAGAAATGGAGAGCAGAATAAATTAAAAGACAGCAACAAAGCCAGTCCAGTGGGCCCAAATTCTTCCACACAAGTATCCAAGAACTACCATGAGAATTCTATCTTTGAGGAAAATCTCAAGAAACGGAAGGAAATTGATTCAAATGGAGTTCTACATG TCAATGACAGTAGGCCCATTAAGTTGCCAAGACCCTCTTCCTCTCATCCTTTCTCTGAAAATGGGAGGACATTGGAACCTTGCCAAATTTCCCTTCAAAGTGTTTCAGATGGGCCAAGAGACCCCATTAATGGTAAACTAGAAAACAAGGAACGGAAGAAAAATGGCATCATTGAGGCTCCAACATCTGTGGTTTCTCCAAACAAGATTCCCACCGCCATTGTGCCAGCTGTTCCCACCACTAAAGTATCACCATCTGTGGTTTCCGCAAACAAGATTCCCACCGCCATTGTGTCAGCTGATCCCGCCACTAAAGTATCAACATCTGTGGTTTCCCCAAACAAGATTCCCACGGCCATTGTGCCAGCTGATCCCGCCACTAAAGTATCAACATCTGTGGTTTCCCTAAACAAGATTCCCACTGCTACTCTGCCAGCTGATCCGGTGACTAAAGTATCAACCAAACCACCCCATCCAGATACCAAGTACATAAGTCAGGTATATTCCGTACCGAAAGCAAATGAGTGGTCTGATTTTGTTGACCAAGAGTGGCTGTTTGACAACAATCGTTCGCAAGAACAAAAACCCGTGGTGAAATCTTCAGAGGTTGCGGATACACTGCAGGTATGGGCAGAAGCTGTGCATATAGAGCCTGCAGATGTTTTTGCTCTACCATATGTCATCCCATATTGA
- the LOC127083187 gene encoding uncharacterized protein LOC127083187 isoform X3 has product MELDRRIRDSDGGAGNSLAQKFSTADRGKDEETVMLVAKSIGAGSSTWPDGKEKFQDRGVNAKKIVGRGIQAETRSIGNATVQNHVVDGKKIGTWPDGKEKFQDKGVDTKKIDGRGIRIEARPIGNATVQNHVDGKKIGTWPDGKEKFQDKGVDSKKIDGRGIRIDARPIGNATVLNHVDGKKIGTWPDGKEKFQDKGADSKKNDGRGIRIEARPIGNATVQNHFDGKKIGTWPDGKEKFQDKGVDSNKIEGRGIWTEARPIGNATVQNHAGNCLPRVDEKPRPLENNFDKILEGAEKAKEKKDDKRGDKRKDDKKGDKRKEKDKKKKGHGKDKDRDKEKKKEEKAKQKLEYRNGEQNKLKDSNKASPVGPNSSTQVSKNYHENSIFEENLKKRKEIDSNGVLHVNDSRPIKLPRPSSSHPFSENGRTLEPCQISLQSVSDGPRDPINGKLENKERKKNGIIEAPTSVVSPNKIPTAIVPAVPTTKVSPSVVSANKIPTAIVSADPATKVSTSVVSPNKIPTAIVPADPATKVSTSVVSLNKIPTATLPADPVTKVSTKPPHPDTKYISQVYSVPKANEWSDFVDQEWLFDNNRSQEQKPVVKSSEVADTLQVWAEAVHIEPADVFALPYVIPY; this is encoded by the exons ATGGAGTTGGACAGGAGGATTAGGGACAGTGATGGAGGAGCTGGGAATTCATTGGCTCAAAAGTTTTCAACTGCAGACCGTGGAAAGGACGAGGAGACTGTTATGCTGGTTGCTAAGAGTATTGGCGCTGGCAGTAGCACCTGGCCTGATGGAAAGGAGAAGTTCCAGGACAGGGGTGTCAATGCTAAAAAGATTGTTGGGAGAGGAATTCAGGCTGAGACCCGATCAATTGGAAATGCAACAGTTCAGAATCATGTTGTTGATGGTAAAAAGATTGGCACCTGGCCTGATGGTAAGGAGAAGTTCCAGGATAAGGGTGTCGATACTAAAAAGATTGATGGGAGAGGCATCCGGATTGAGGCCCGGCCAATTGGAAATGCAACAGTTCAGAATCATGTTGATGGTAAGAAGATTGGCACCTGGCCTGATGGTAAGGAGAAGTTCCAGGATAAGGGTGTCGATAGTAAAAAGATTGATGGGAGAGGCATCCGGATTGATGCCCGACCAATTGGGAATGCAACAGTTCTGAATCATGTTGATGGTAAAAAGATTGGCACCTGGCCTGATGGTAAGGAGAAGTTCCAGGATAAGGGTGCCGATTCTAAAAAGAATGATGGGAGAGGCATCCGGATCGAGGCCCGGCCAATTGGGAATGCAACAGTTCAGAATCATTTTGATGGTAAGAAGATTGGCACCTGGCCTGATGGTAAAGAGAAGTTCCAGGATAAGGGTGTCGATTCTAATAAGATTGAAGGGAGAGGCATCTGGACTGAGGCCCGACCAATTGGGAATGCAACAGTTCAGAACCATGCTGGAAACTGTCTTCCTAGGGTTGACGAAAAGCCCAGACCTTTGGAGAATAATTTTGACAAAATTTTGGAAGGAGCAGAAAAGGCTAAGGAAAAAAAAGATGATAAACGAGGAGATAAAAGGAAAGATGATAAAAAGGGTGataaaaggaaagaaaaagatAAGAAGAAGAAAGGGCACGGGAAGGACAAAGACAGGGATAAAGAGAAAAAAAAGGAGGAGAAAGCAAAGCAGAAGCTTGAATATAGAAATGGAGAGCAGAATAAATTAAAAGACAGCAACAAAGCCAGTCCAGTGGGCCCAAATTCTTCCACACAAGTATCCAAGAACTACCATGAGAATTCTATCTTTGAGGAAAATCTCAAGAAACGGAAGGAAATTGATTCAAATGGAGTTCTACATG TCAATGACAGTAGGCCCATTAAGTTGCCAAGACCCTCTTCCTCTCATCCTTTCTCTGAAAATGGGAGGACATTGGAACCTTGCCAAATTTCCCTTCAAAGTGTTTCAGATGGGCCAAGAGACCCCATTAATGGTAAACTAGAAAACAAGGAACGGAAGAAAAATGGCATCATTGAGGCTCCAACATCTGTGGTTTCTCCAAACAAGATTCCCACCGCCATTGTGCCAGCTGTTCCCACCACTAAAGTATCACCATCTGTGGTTTCCGCAAACAAGATTCCCACCGCCATTGTGTCAGCTGATCCCGCCACTAAAGTATCAACATCTGTGGTTTCCCCAAACAAGATTCCCACGGCCATTGTGCCAGCTGATCCCGCCACTAAAGTATCAACATCTGTGGTTTCCCTAAACAAGATTCCCACTGCTACTCTGCCAGCTGATCCGGTGACTAAAGTATCAACCAAACCACCCCATCCAGATACCAAGTACATAAGTCAGGTATATTCCGTACCGAAAGCAAATGAGTGGTCTGATTTTGTTGACCAAGAGTGGCTGTTTGACAACAATCGTTCGCAAGAACAAAAACCCGTGGTGAAATCTTCAGAGGTTGCGGATACACTGCAGGTATGGGCAGAAGCTGTGCATATAGAGCCTGCAGATGTTTTTGCTCTACCATATGTCATCCCATATTGA